The Streptomyces sp. NBC_00236 DNA window CCAACGACTTCCAGCGGCGGCTGTGGGCGCGGGCCGAGTGGCCAGCATTCACGGTTTCCCTCGGTGCTGATCACCGTCTTCACGTGGTCTACCGCACGGTCGCAGACGACACCGGCACGGACTACCTCCTCCACCACCCCGACTGGGACCAGGCCGAACTCCTGGCCAGGGATGACGGGCACTTCATGGGACCGGGCCTGTCCTGGCCCGAGCTCGTGGCAGCAGCGGACAACACCCTGCCCGGCGGCAGCACCACCGATCCCCACTCCCGCCTGCTGCTCCTGCTGCCCGCGTTCGGCGACGATGCAGTACCCGATGATGCCGTTGGCCGTCTGGCAGGTGCGCTGCACGCCCGCACGAGCGTGGAAGACCCTGAAACCCTCGCCTCTGCTCTTCTGCAGGACCAAGGGGCTCCCGGCCCCGCACGCTGGACGATAGCCGGGCACGGTTTCTCCGGGAACGACGGCGAGTACTCCTTCCGCAACCCCACCAAGCGCTTCACCCTGTCAGCCGATCGCCTGGCCCGGGTGGCAGCCGCGCTGACGCCCTGACTCACACGCCCATTCCCAACGGCAAGTGGTCATGTTTGGAACGACCCTGCCGTGACTGCTGTGATCACGGCTACGCAGCCGGCGTGGATAACTCCGTTCACCGGGCTGAGCCCGCGCTCTTTCAACAAGTTGGTGACGATGCTGCGGCACGACGGGGCGGCCGCGGTTCGCAGGGGCCGACCGTGGAGCCTGCCGCTGGAGGACCGGGTACTGCTGGTCACGGCGTACTGGCGGACGAACTTGACGATGCGCCAGCTCGCCCTGCTGTTCGGCATCTCGAAGTCCGCGGCTGACCGCATCATCACCCACCTCGGGCCCCTGCTCGCGCTCCAGCCCCGGAAGCGGTTCCGCAAGGACACCGTGCTCATCGTGGACGGCACGCTGGTGCCCACTCGCGACCACACGGTGGCCGAGCAGTCCAAGAATTACCGGTACTCCACCAACCACCAAGTCGTCATCGATGCCGACAGCCGCCTGGTCGTCGTGGTCGGCCGGCCACTTCCGGGTAACCGGAACGACTGCAAGGCGTGGGAGGAATCCGGGGCCAAGGCCGCCGTCGGCAACACGATGACGATCGCCGACGGTGGTTGCCCCGGCACCGACCTGGTCATGCCTCACCGGCGCCGCAAGGGCGAGGAACTGCCCGACTGGAAACTGCTACGCAACAAGTCCCACAAGCAGGTACGCGCCCGCGTTGAACACACCTTCGCCCGAATGAAGAGCTGGAAGATCCTTCGTGACTGCCGCCTCAAGGGCAACGGAGTCCACCACGCCATGCTCGGGATCGCCCGCCTGCACAACCTCATCCTCGCCGTATAGATAGCGGGACAAGCTTTAGTCAGCGGGGTCTTGTGGCCCGCGGTTGCTCGGTAGGGTGTACTGCGGAAGGTTCTGGTGGCTGCCTGCGGTCGTCAGAGCACCGATGTCCGTGAAGGAGGCCTCGTGGCTGATTCGCCGAAGGTGCCCCGCTCAGGTAGCCAGCCTCAGACCAAGCCGGCAGGCCAGTCTGGGGGCCGGGGTCACAAACCTACGATGCAGCCGGGGCGGACCCCTGCGTCGCCACCGCCGCCGCCCGCGTCGCCCTCTCAGGGGCAGGGGGGTAGCTGACGAACATCGTCACGATCCGGCGGGCCGAGACGCATGCAGCACCCCAGGGAACGGCATGTGTCTCAGTCTCGCCGGGCGGGCGGTACTTCAGCGGTTCCACCAGGACCAAGTCCCGGTCCGGCGAGTCTTCTGAACTGACGTTGAACGATGCCTGGCGTCCCTCGATGTAAGAGCCGTCCTCAAGGATGCAGCCGACGAGGGGGTTCTCTCCCGGAAACCAGCTGTCGAACATGATCCACCACGCCGACATCGCAGACGCATGCGGCTTGCCTGCCGTGAGCGCAGCAGCAGCTGCGGCCAGCGCACAGGCAAACAACAGTAGCCCTACAGCCCACCAGCCCAACTGGGCGTAATGATCCCGCGCATAACCAAGTCCTTCACGGACTAGCCGGCCGACGTCCGGCGTCAGTCCAGGCATCAACCCACGTGCCAGGGCGAAGAGTACGAGGGCGGCGAGCTCGGTAAGAACGCTGCAGAAGACCACTGCGCCCGTCTCACGGAACGGTGTGGGACGGCGCTCGCTCCCCC harbors:
- a CDS encoding transposase: MTAVITATQPAWITPFTGLSPRSFNKLVTMLRHDGAAAVRRGRPWSLPLEDRVLLVTAYWRTNLTMRQLALLFGISKSAADRIITHLGPLLALQPRKRFRKDTVLIVDGTLVPTRDHTVAEQSKNYRYSTNHQVVIDADSRLVVVVGRPLPGNRNDCKAWEESGAKAAVGNTMTIADGGCPGTDLVMPHRRRKGEELPDWKLLRNKSHKQVRARVEHTFARMKSWKILRDCRLKGNGVHHAMLGIARLHNLILAV
- a CDS encoding DUF6338 family protein; this encodes MPTTVTGLVLLVVLLLPGLTFVIIRERRGSERRPTPFRETGAVVFCSVLTELAALVLFALARGLMPGLTPDVGRLVREGLGYARDHYAQLGWWAVGLLLFACALAAAAAALTAGKPHASAMSAWWIMFDSWFPGENPLVGCILEDGSYIEGRQASFNVSSEDSPDRDLVLVEPLKYRPPGETETHAVPWGAACVSARRIVTMFVSYPPAPERATRAAAVATQGSAPAAS